The Desulfuromonadales bacterium genomic sequence TCGATACCGAGAATTTCCACGAAACCTCCTGAATTCAGGCGCGAGGCCCAAGGCACTAGGCAAAAGGCTAAAGGAACGAGGCTGGGGAAAAACCGCTTACCCTGGTCTTTGGGCCTTTTGCCTCGTGCCTTTAGCCTGCTTTATTCCGTCACCTTCTCCCCTTCCACGATCTTGCTGAACACCAGACCGGTGAGGAGCTTGGGGTAAAAGTAAGTCGATTTCTGCGGCATCTTCTCGCCAGCGTTGGCCACGTCGCGCACCTCGCTCATGCGGGTGGCGTTCATCAGGAACGCTGCCTGAGCCTGGCCGGCGAGCACCTGCTCAAACGGCTCATCAAAGTTTTTTACGTACTTCAGATGAGACTGCTGTTCCTGCGCCTCGGCAGTGATGCCGAGAACCTTCTCGAAGATGAGCTGATGGAGAATGGAGACATCCAGCGTTCGCAGGGCCTTCGGGGTCTTCGGGTCGAAAAAGCGGTCCATCACCTTTTCATCGCGCAGGGAGAGATAATAAATTATTTCACCACCTGCAAAAAGGGCCAAGGTACGTCTTGCCCTTCCCTTTTCCTTTAGAACCCGTCGTATCTCTTTACGGGCTTCTGCGTCTGTCGGTGCAATCGTCTGCGTCTCGATTTCGAACCACTCGCCCAAAGCATCCAGAAAAGGCTCCGGGCTGAAATCGGACAGATTGCAGAGCAGCCGGTGCGTCGGGAAAATCAGTACGCCCTGGTC encodes the following:
- a CDS encoding DUF1015 family protein, whose protein sequence is DQGVLIFPTHRLLCNLSDFSPEPFLDALGEWFEIETQTIAPTDAEARKEIRRVLKEKGRARRTLALFAGGEIIYYLSLRDEKVMDRFFDPKTPKALRTLDVSILHQLIFEKVLGITAEAQEQQSHLKYVKNFDEPFEQVLAGQAQAAFLMNATRMSEVRDVANAGEKMPQKSTYFYPKLLTGLVFSKIVEGEKVTE